In a single window of the Zonotrichia leucophrys gambelii isolate GWCS_2022_RI chromosome 2, RI_Zleu_2.0, whole genome shotgun sequence genome:
- the LOC135444220 gene encoding myosin-6-like isoform X4, with protein sequence MADAVLAALGAAAPFLRPGERERLAAQTRPFDPRSECFVPHPREEFVRGRVTGRQGGEATVQTELGETVTVKEADIHQQNPPKFDKIEDMAMLTFLHEPAVLYNLKERYASWLIYTYSGLFCVTVNPYKWLPVYNAEVVAAYRGKKRSEAPPHIFSISDNAYQNMLTDRENQSILITGESGAGKTVNTKRVIQYFASIAAIGDRKKEVTNSSKGTLEDQIIQANPALEAFGNAKTLRNDNSSRFGKFIRIHFGATGKLASADIETYLLEKSRVIFQLKAERNYHIFYQILSNKKPELLEMLLITNNPYDYSYVSQGEVTVASIDDSEELLATDSAFDVLGFTAEEKAGVYKLTGAIMHFGNMKFKQKQREEQAEPDGTEDADKSAYLMGLNSADLLKGLCHPRVKVGNEYVTKGQNVQQVYYSIGALAKAVYEKMFNWMVVRINNSLDTKQPRQYFIGVLDIAGFEIFDFNSFEQLCINFTNEKLQQFFNHHMFVLEQEEYKKEGIEWEFIDFGMDLQACIDLIEKPMGIMSILEEECMFPKASDMTFKAKLFDNHLGKSANFGKPRNVKGKPEAHFSLVHYAGTVDYNIIGWLEKNKDPLNETVVGLYQKSALKLLANLFSNYAGADAGKGKGAKKKGSSFQTVSALHRENLNKLMANLKTTHPHFVRCIIPNERKEPGVMDNPLVMHQLRCNGVLEGIRICRKGFPNRILYGDFRQRYRILNPAAIPEGQFIDSRKGAEKLLGSIDIDHNQYKFGHTKVFFKAGLLGLLEEMRDERLSRIITRIQAQARGQLMRIEFKKILERRDSLLVIQWNIRAFMGVKNWPWMKLYFKIKPLLKSAETEKEMQNMKEEFGRLKEALEKSETRRKELEEKMVSMLQEKNDLQLQVQAEQDNLNDAEERCDQLIKNKIQLEAKVKELTERLEDEEEMNAELTARKRKLEDECSELKKDIDDLELTLAKVEKEKHATENKVKNLTEEMAGLDETIAKLTKEKKALQESHQQTLDDLQAEEDKVNTLTKAKLKMEQQVDDLEGSLEQEKKVRMDLERAKRKLEGDLKLTQENIMDLENDKQQLEEKLKKKEFEINQQNSKVEDEQALALQLQKKLKELQARIEELEEELEAERTGRAKVEKLRSDLSRELEEISERLEEAGGVTSVQIELNKKREAEFQKMRRDLEEATLQHEATAAALRKKHADSVAELSEQIDNLQRVKQKLEKEKSDLKLELDDLSSNMEQLIKAKVGMEKISRTMEDQAAEHRAKLEETQRVLNDTSTQRAKLQTENGELSRQLEEKEALVSQLTRGKQSYTQQMEDLKRQLEEEMKAKNALAHALQSARHDCDLLREQYEEETEAKAELQRSLSKANSEVAQWRTKYETDAIQRTEELEEAKKKLAQRLQEAEEAVEAVNAKCSSLEKTKHRLQNEIEDLMADVERSNAAAAALDKKQRNFDKILSEWKQKFEESQMELEASQKEARSLSTELFKLKNAYEESLEHLETFKRENKNLQEEISDLTEQLGGSHKTIHELEKVRKQLDAEKLELQAALEEAEASLEHEEGKILRAQLEFNQVKADYERKLAEKDEEMEQAKRNHLRVVDSLQTSLDAETRSRNEALRLKKKMEGDLNEMEIQLSHANRVAAEAQSHLKAAQAHLKDTQLQLDDVVRANEDLKENIAIVERRNNLLQSELEEMQAVVEQTERARKLAEQELIEASERVQLLHSQNTSLINQKKKMEADISQLQTEVEEAIQECRNAEEKAKKAITDAAMMAEELKKEQDTSAHLERMKKNMEQTIKDLQMRLDEAEQLALKGGKKQLQKLEARVRELENELEAEQKRNAESIKGLRKSERRVKELSYQTEEDRKNMIRLQDLVDKLQLKVKAYKRQAEEAEEQANTNLAKFRKAQHELDEAEERADIAESQVNKLRAKSRDIGAKGLNEE encoded by the exons ATGGCGGACGCGGTGCTGGCAGCGCTGGGGGCGGCAGCGCCGTTCCTGCGGCCCGGGGAGCGGGAGCGGCTGGCAGCGCAGACCAGACCCTTCGACCCGCGCAGCGAGTGCTTCGTCCCACACCCCCGGGAGGAGTTCGTGCGGGGCCGGGTGACGGGGCGGCAGGGAGGGGAGGCCACCGTGCAGACTGAGCTGGGAGAG ACGGTGACGGTGAAGGAAGCTGACATTCACCAGcagaatccccccaaatttgACAAGATCGAGGACATGGCGATGCTGACCTTCCTCCATGAGCCCGCTGTCCTTTACAACCTCAAGGAGCGCTATGCCTCTTGGCTAATCTAT ACCTACTCGGGGCTCTTCTGTGTGACTGTCAACCCCTACAAGTGGTTGCCTGTCTACAATGCCGAGGTGGTGGCTGCCTACCGGGGAAAGAAGCGGAGTGAAGCTCCACCCCACATCTTCTCCATCTCTGACAATGCCTACCAGAACATGCTGACAG ACCGAGAGAACCAGTCCATCCTCATCAC CGGAGAATCCGGGGCGGGGAAGACAGTCAACACAAAGAGGGTCATCCAGTACTTTGCCAGCATTGCTGCCATTGGCGACCGTAAGAAGGAGGTCACCAATAGCAGCAAG GGCACCCTGGAGGACCAGATCATCCAGGCCAACCCTGCCTTGGAGGCCTTCGGCAATGCCAAGACCCTCCGCAACGACAACTCCTCCCGATTT GGAAAGTTCATCCGGATCCATTTTGGGGCCACCGGGAAGTTGGCATCAGCTGACATAGAGACCT ACCTCCTGGAGAAGTCCCGTGTCATCTTCCAGCTGAAGGCTGAGAGGAACTACCACATCTTTTACCAGATCCTTTCCAACAAGAAGCCAGAGCTGCTAG AGATGCTTCTCATCACGAACAACCCCTATGACTACAGTTATGTCTCCCAAGGAGAGGTGACTGTGGCCTCCATTGATGACTCTGAAGAGCTGTTGGCAACTGAC AGTGCTTTTGATGTCCTGGGCTTCACGGCTGAGGAGAAGGCTGGTGTCTACAAGCTGACGGGTGCCATCATGCACTTTGGCAACATGAAGTTCAAGCAGAAGCAACGAGAAGAGCAGGCAGAACCAGATGGTACTGAAG ATGCTGACAAGTCAGCCTACCTGATGGGGCTGAACTCAGCTGATCTTCTCAAGGGGTTGTGTCACCCACGGGTGAAGGTGGGCAATGAATATGTCACCAAGGGGCAGAATGTCCAGCAGGTGTACTACTCCATTGGGGCCTTGGCCAAGGCTGTATATGAGAAGATGTTTAACTGGATGGTGGTGAGGATCAACAACTCCCTGGACACCAAGCAGCCAAGGCAGTACTTCATCGGTGTGCTAGACATCGCTGGATTTGAAATCTTTGAT tTCAACAGCTTTGAGCAGCTCTGCATCAACTTCACCAatgagaagctgcagcagttttTCAACCACCACATGTTTGTGCTGGAGCAAGAGGAATACAAGAAGGAGGGCATTGAATGGGAGTTCATTGACTTTGGCATGGACCTCCAGGCCTGCATTGACCTCATTGAGAAG CCCATGGGGATCATGTCCATCCTGGAGGAGGAGTGCATGTTTCCCAAAGCCTCAGACATGACCTTCAAGGCCAAGCTGTTTGATAATCACCTGGGCAAGTCAGCCAACTTTGGGAAGCCACGCAATGTCAAGGGGAAGCCAGAAGCCCATTTCTCTCTTGTCCACTATGCTGGCACAGTGGATTACAACATTATTGGGTGGCTGGAGAAGAACAAGGACCCTCTCAATGAGACAGTGGTGGGGCTCTACCAGAAATCAGCCCTGAAGCTCTTGGCCAACCTCTTCTCCAACTACGCTGGGGCAGATGCTG ggaaggggaaaggagccAAGAAGAAAGGTTCCTCTTTTCAGACCGTCTCAGCACTGCATAGG GAGAACCTCAACAAGCTGATGGCCAACCTCAAGACCACCCACCCTCACTTTGTCCGCTGCATCATCCCCAATGAGCGGAAGGAGCCGG GTGTGATGGACAATCCCCTGGTAATGCACCAGCTGCGCTGCAACGGGGTGCTAGAGGGCATCCGCATCTGCCGCAAGGGCTTCCCCAATCGCATCCTCTATGGGGACTTCAGACAGCG GTACCGCATCCTGaaccctgctgccatccctgaggGGCAGTTCATTGACAGTCGCAAGGGGGCTGAAAAGCTCCTGGGATCCATTGACATTGACCACAACCAGTACAAATTTGGACACACTAAG GTCTTCTTcaaggctgggctgctgggacTGCTGGAGGAGATGCGGGATGAGCGCCTCTCCCGCATCATCACCCGCATCCAGGCTCAGGCCCGAGGGCAGCTCATGCGCATTGAGTTCAAGAAGATCCTGGAGCGCCG GGACTCACTGCTGGTGATCCAGTGGAACATCAGGGCCTTCATGGGGGTGAAGAACTGGCCTTGGATGAAGCTCTACTTCAAGATCAAGCCTTTGCTGAAGAGTGCTGAGACAGAAAAGGAGATGCAG AACATGAAGGAAGAATTTGGGAGGCTGAAGGAAGCCCTGGAGAAGTCAGAGACCCGGcgcaaggagctggaggagaagatGGTCTCCATGCTGCAGGAGAAGAATGACCTTCAGCTCCAAGTGCAGGCC GAGCAGGACAACCTGAATGATGCTGAGGAGCGCTGTGACCAGCTGATCAAGAACAAGATCCAGCTGGAGGCCAAGGTGAAGGAGCTGACAGAGAGATTGGAGGATGAAGAAGAGATGAATGCAGAGCTGACAGCTAGGAAGAGGAAGCTGGAGGATGAGTGTTCGGAGCTGAAAAAGGATATTGATGATCTAGAGCTGACTCTGGCCAAGGTGGAGAAGGAGAAACATGCCACTGAGAACAAG GTCAAGAACCTCACAGAGGAGATGGCTGGGCTGGATGAAACCATTGCAAAACTAACGAAGGAGAAGAAGGCCCTGCAAGAATCTCACCAGCAGACACTGGATGacctgcaggcagaggaggacAAAGTCAACACCCTGACAAAGGCCAAACTCAAGATGGAACAGCAAGTGGATGAC CTTGAAGGCTCCCTAGAACAGGAGAAGAAGGTCCGGATGGACCTGGAACGGGCAAAAAGGAAGCTGGAAGGCGACTTGAAGCTAACCCAGGAGAACATCATGGACCTGGAGAATgacaagcagcagctggaggagaagctCAAGAA GAAAGAGTTTGAGATCAACCAGCAGAACAGCAAAGTTGAGGATGagcaggctctggctctgcagctccagaagAAGCTGAAAGAGCTGCAG GCGCGGattgaggagctggaggaggagctggaagcagagcGGACAGGCAGAGCTAAGGTGGAGAAGCTGCGCTCAGACCTGTCAcgggagctggaggagatcaGCGAGCGGCTGGAGGAGGCGGGTGGTGTCACTTCAGTGCAGATCGAGCTCAACAAGAAGCGGGAGGCAGAGTTCCAGAAGATGCGGCGGGACCTGGAGGAGGCCACGCTGCAGCATGAGGCCACGGCAGCTGCGCTGCGCAAGAAGCACGCCGACAGCGTGGCCGAGCTCAGCGAGCAGATCGACAACTTACAGCGTGTCAAGcagaagctggaaaaggagaagagcGACCTCAAGCTGGAGCTGGATGACCTCAGCTCCAACATGGAGCAACTCATAAAAGCCAAG GTGGGCATGGAGAAGATCTCTCGCACCATGGAGGACCAGGCAGCTGAACACCGGGCCAAGTTGGAGGAGACACAACGAGTCCTCAATGACACCAGCACCCAAAGGGCCAAGCTCCAGACTGAGAATG GAGAGCTGTCCCGCCagctggaggaaaaggaggcCCTTGTCTCTCAATTAACTAGGGGCAAGCAGTCATACACCCAGCAGATGGAGGACTTGAagaggcagctggaggaggagatgaaG GCCAAGAATGCACTGGCCCATGCCCTGCAGTCAGCCCGGCATGACTGTGACCTTCTGAGGGAGCAGTatgaggaggagacagaggcCAAGGCTGAGCTCCAGCGCTCGCTCTCCAAGGCCAACTCTGAGGTGGCACAGTGGAGGACCAAGTATGAGACAGATGCCATCCAGCGCACTGAGGAACTGGAGGAGGCCAA GAAGAAGCTGGCCCAGCggctgcaggaggctgaggaggcagtGGAGGCGGTCAATGCTAAGTGTTCCTCCCTGGAGAAGACCAAACACCGGCTGCAAAATGAGATTGAGGACCTGATGGCAGATGTGGAGCGATcaaatgcagcagctgctgcattgGACAAGAAGCAGAGAAACTTTGACAAG ATCTTGTCTGAGTGGAAACAGAAGTTTGAAGAGTCACAGATGGAGCTGGAGGCATCGCAGAAAGAGGCCAGGTCCCTCAGCACTGAGCTCTTCAAGCTGAAGAATGCCTATGAGGAGTCACTTGAGCACCTGGAAACCTTCAAAAGGGAGAACAAGAACCTCCAAG AGGAGATCTCGGACCTGACGGAGCAGCTGGGTGGCAGCCACAAGACCATCCACGAACTGGAGAAGGTCCGGAAGCAGCTGGATGCTGAGAAACTGGAGCTCCAAGCTGCActggaggaggctgag GCCTCTCTGGAGCATGAGGAGGGAAAGATCCTGAGGGCCCAACTGGAGTTCAACCAGGTCAAGGCAGACTATGAGCGCAAGCTGGCCGAGAAGGatgaggagatggagcaggcCAAGCGCAACCACCTGCGGGTGGTGGACTCACTGCAGACCTCATTGGACGCTGAGACCCGGAGCCGCAACGAGGCCCTGAGGCTGAAGAAGAAGATGGAGGGTGACCTCAATGAGATGGAGATTCAGCTCAGCCATGCCAACCGTGTGGCTGCAGAAGCTCAGTCTCACCTGAAAGCAGCCCAGGCTCACCTCAAG gacacccagctgcagctggatgaTGTGGTAAGAGCCAATGAGGACCTGAAGGAGAATATTGCCATCGTGGAGAGGAGAAACAACCTTCTCCAATCTGAGCTGGAGGAGATGCAGGCAGTGGTGGAACAGACTGAGAGGGCTCGCAAgttggctgagcaggagctgattGAGGCCAGTGAGAGGGTCCAGCTTCTCCACTCACAG AACACCAGCCTCATCAACCAGAAGAAGAAGATGGAGGCTGACATCTCCCAGCTGCAGACAGAGGTGGAAGAGGCCATCCAGGAGTGCCGGAATGCTGAGGAGAAGGCCAAGAAGGCCATCACTGAT GCGGCCATgatggcagaggagctgaagAAGGAGCAGGACACCAGTGCCCATCTGGAGCGGATGAAGAAGAACATGGAGCAGACCATCAAGGACCTGCAGatgaggttggatgaggctGAGCAGCTGGCCCTGAAAGGGGGcaagaagcagctgcagaagctgGAGGCTCGTGTGCGGGAGCTGGAGAATGAGCTGGAGGCTGAGCAGAAGCGCAATGCTGAGAGCATTAAGGGTCTCCGCAAGTCCGAGCGTCGTGTCAAGGAACTCAGCTATCAG ACAGAGGAAGACCGTAAAAATATGATCCGTCTCCAAGATCTCGTGGACAAGCTCCAGCTGAAGGTCAAGGCCTACAAGCGACAGGCAGAAGAGGCG GAGGAACAGGCCAACACCAACCTGGCCAAGTTCCGCAAGGCACAGCATGAGCTGGATGAGGCAGAGGAGCGTGCCGACATCGCTGAGTCCCAGGTCAACAAGCTGCGGGCCAAGAGCCGCGACATTGGAGCCAAG GGACTCAATGAAGAGTGA